The following are encoded together in the Drosophila biarmipes strain raj3 chromosome 3L, RU_DBia_V1.1, whole genome shotgun sequence genome:
- the LOC108035964 gene encoding dysbindin protein homolog, producing the protein MFGNLKKKLSSAIQEGLVISENLQQQYRQRVSSGNSGSTQTSGIATPTTPLGLNESLSSSRSSNLSLSAPFQLTDGVPSHLNVAAGCSLLAKYEDDWQQIHGANEENAEKAAQIASQISGVQNKACSQRRIISELNSSLAGIPTLIAQLQASSKVLTSLEQMGQQLEVELEKLEDLCEECELQEFILEQQFQLSRHKQKKLNELEQYRQQVASKHQAKIKDQEQKLLQLQRERQAVFDDAFRGDMEEYKQHGQLTKIQTTSNKLALEEVVLEANEVETKDALEQFLNG; encoded by the exons ATGTTTGGGAACCTGAAAAAGAAGCTGAGCAGTGCGATTCAGGAGGGTCTGGTGATATCGGAGAATCTGCAGCAGCAATATCGCCAGCGTGTTAGTTCCGGAAACTCGGGGAGCACCCAAACCAGTGGGATTGCGACTCCCACAACGCCACTGGGGCTCAACGAGAGTCTGTCCTCCAGCAGGAGCAGTAACCTCTCCCTGAGTGCTCCCTTCCAGCTGACCGACGGTGTACCCAGCCATCTGAACGTGGCAGCGGGCTGCAGTTTGTTGGCCAAGTACGAGGACGATTGGCAACAGATCCATGGGGCCAACGAGGAGAATGCGGAGAAGGCCGCGCAGATTGCCTCCCAAATCTCCGGAGTCCAGAACAAGGCCTGCAGCCAGCGCAGGATCATCAGTGAGCTGAACAGCAGCCTGGCTGGAATTCCCACGCTGATCGCCCAACTGCAAGCCAGCTCAAAGGTCCTCACCTCCCTGGAACAAATGGGCCAGCAGCTGGAGGTTGAGCTGGAGAAACTGGAGGATCTGTGCGAGGAGTGCGAGCTCCAGGAGTTCATCCTCGAGCAGCAGTTCCAGCTGTCGCGACACAAGCAGAAGAAGCTCAACGAACTGGAGCAGTATCGCCAGCAGGTAGCCTCCAAACACCAAGCCAAAATCAAGGATCAGGAGCAGAAGCTTTTGCAACTGCAGAGGGAGCGCCAAGCTGTCTTTGACGATGCCTTCCGCGGTGATATGGAGGAGTACAAACAGCACGGCCAGTTGACCa AAATTCAAACCACCAGCAACAAGTTGGCCTTGGAGGAAGTGGTCCTTGAGGCAAACGAAGTGGAGACAAAGGATGCGCTGGAGCAATTTTTGAATGGATAA
- the LOC108035965 gene encoding uncharacterized protein LOC108035965, with protein MGAVGSALRSPIVDMSTKQAKFVENTIASNKVVIFSKTYCPYCRMAKEPFKKLNVEATIIELDGNPDGDEIQAVLGEITGARTVPRVFIDGKFIGGGTDIKRMFETGALQKYFQ; from the exons ATGGGCGCAGTTGGATCCGCTCTGAGATCCCCAATAGTCGATATGAGTACCAAGCAAGCGAAATTCGTTGAAAACACGATTGCCAGCAATAAGGTGGTGATATTTAGCAAGACCTACTGTCCCTACTGCAGAATGGCGAAAGAA CCCTTCAAAAAGCTCAACGTGGAAGCCACCATAATAGAGCTCGATGGAAATCCCGATGGTGACGAGATTCAGGCGGTTCTGGGCGAAATCACAGGCGCCCGAACG GTTCCCCGCGTCTTTATTGATGGCAAATTCATCGGCGGCGGCACGGACATCAAACGAATGTTCGAAACGGGCGCTCTGCAGAAATATTTCCAGTAA
- the LOC108035915 gene encoding biogenesis of lysosome-related organelles complex 1 subunit 3, protein MSDLVSGEASESDEELQDKHKIFAAEVQGEASEEDDEDIYEQRTSSQYNNTASIYRNNLLQRKLIENNIAIWRSLIAFTRSFVLSASKQLVTTDQMLIKSQVNLQSAHTSLQQAQKNAQELQSRVASVMTSSFLPHINIQKAS, encoded by the exons ATGTCTGATTTAGTGAGCGGAGAAGCATCCGAATCGGATGAGGAACTGCAGGACAAGCACAAG ATTTTCGCAGCTGAAGTGCAGGGGGAGGCCTCCGAAGAAGATGATGAAGACATTTACGAACAACGAACTAGCAGCCAGTATAACAACACAGCCTCGATCTACCGGAATAATCTGCTCCAGAGGAAACTTA TTGAAAACAACATTGCCATTTGGAGATCTCTCATCGCTTTCACCCGCAGCTTCGTGCTGAGTGCCTCCAAGCAGCTCGTCACCACCGACCAAATGCTCATCAAATCCCAGGTCAACCTGCAGTCCGCCCACACATCTCTCCAGCAGGCACAGAAGAACGCTCAGGAACTGCAATCCCGAGTAGCTAGCGTGATGACCAGCAGCTTCCTGCCGCACATAAACATCCAGAAAGCTAGCTGA
- the LOC108035913 gene encoding cell cycle checkpoint control protein RAD9A isoform X1, whose protein sequence is MKYTLEGSNARVIAKAVQSLSKVGKEMFIEIDQQSLQMRAINATQSAVGSITFKRSVFEVFDAPLSDFYCKISMKGCLAVFRNMNEVEYCELNILDNQTNLQVNLRCKLETTKEATISIIDDQNINTNINTDQMPNLIRGDHKLFTDISNNFNSSEEELTLEANSGSVVAKNYIEGARVNDKFMRTQLKLKPSEFDQYQVTKETIITFCIKEFRAFLLFAECLNASLTLEFDEAGMPFLLKIKKHAEIECLLIMSTLSPDDVSFSEDYCQRDLTVQDADVRETVSKQKSSAPGPKATSKRKSSSSDTAAVQSKRRLEDSQLETSLETPLFQFRHSEAPSVQQPRILAEVDTVVLIEDEAEQEALMLAAADAALEPSMAPAPAPPNSTEVCFFNTDSSKEERPPETSSDDDETIPQSPERPNRMRTIFSRCFQSTYVPREPSPNTQIYAPNSDTED, encoded by the exons ATGAAATACACTTTAGAGGGCAGCAATGCAAGGG TTATTGCCAAAGCCGTACAATCCCTGTCCAAGGTGGGCAAGGAAATGTTCATCGAGATTGACCAGCAGTCGCTGCAAATGCGGGCCATAAACGCCACTCAGTCCGCCGTGGGCAGTATCACCTTTAAAAGGAGTGTGTTCGAGGTGTTTGACGCGCCGCTCTCGGATTTCTACTGCAAGATATCCATGAAGGGATGTTTGGCGGTATTCCGCAACATGAACGAG GTGGAGTACTGTGAGCTCAATATACTGGACAATCAGACCAACCTGCAGGTGAATCTTCGCTGCAAACTGGAGACCACTAAGGAGGCCACCATATCCATCATAGATGACCAAAATATCAACACGAACATCAACACCGATCAGATGCCAAATTT GATCCGCGGTGACCACAAACTGTTTACGGACATCTCCAACAACTTTAATTCCTCAGAGGAGGAGCTAACCCTAGAGGCCAACTCGGGCAGTGTGGTGGCCAAGAACTACATAGAAGGGGCCCGAGTGAATGATAAGTTCATGCGCACGCAGCTCAAGCTCAAGCCCAGTGAGTTCGACCAGTACCAGGTGACCAAGGAAACCATCATCACCTTTTGCATCAAGGAATTTCGAGCCTTTCTTCTTTTCGCCGAGTGCCTAAATGCTTCTTTGACCTTGGAGTTCGACGAAGCGGGCATGCCCTTTCTGCTGAAAATTAAGAAGCATGCCGAAATCGAGTGCCTGCTGATCATGTCCACACTTTCGCCCGATGATGTGAGCTTTTCGGAAGATTATTGTCAAAGGGATTTGACAGTGCAGGATGCAGATGTACGAGAGACGGTATCCAAGCAAAAGAGCAGCGCACCGGGTCCAAAAGCGACCAGCAAGCGCAAGAGCAGCTCTTCAGACACGGCTGCAGTGCAGTCAAAACGGAGGTTGGAGGATAGCCAGTTAGAAACGAGCCTGGAAACCCCTCTGTTCCAGTTCCGACACTCGGAGGCGCCTTCGGTCCAACAGCCTCGCATCCTAGCCGAGGTGGACACTGTGGTTCTGATTGAAGACGAGGCGGAACAGGAGGCCCTCATGCTGGCAGCTGCGGATGCTGCTTTGGAGCCTAGCATGGCACCTGCTCCAGCGCCGCCCAACAGCACGGAGGTCTGCTTCTTCAACACGGACAGTTCAAAGGAAGAAAGGCCGCCAGAAACGTCTTCCGACGACGATGAAACCATACCCCAGTCCCCTGAACGGCCGAACAGGATGAGAACCATTTTTTCGCGGTGCTTTCAGAGCACCTACGTTCCGCGGGAGCCGTCGCCAAATACGCAGATATATGCTCCCAATTCCGATACGGAGGATTAG
- the LOC108035913 gene encoding cell cycle checkpoint control protein RAD9A isoform X2 translates to MKYTLEGSNARAVQSLSKVGKEMFIEIDQQSLQMRAINATQSAVGSITFKRSVFEVFDAPLSDFYCKISMKGCLAVFRNMNEVEYCELNILDNQTNLQVNLRCKLETTKEATISIIDDQNINTNINTDQMPNLIRGDHKLFTDISNNFNSSEEELTLEANSGSVVAKNYIEGARVNDKFMRTQLKLKPSEFDQYQVTKETIITFCIKEFRAFLLFAECLNASLTLEFDEAGMPFLLKIKKHAEIECLLIMSTLSPDDVSFSEDYCQRDLTVQDADVRETVSKQKSSAPGPKATSKRKSSSSDTAAVQSKRRLEDSQLETSLETPLFQFRHSEAPSVQQPRILAEVDTVVLIEDEAEQEALMLAAADAALEPSMAPAPAPPNSTEVCFFNTDSSKEERPPETSSDDDETIPQSPERPNRMRTIFSRCFQSTYVPREPSPNTQIYAPNSDTED, encoded by the exons ATGAAATACACTTTAGAGGGCAGCAATGCAAGGG CCGTACAATCCCTGTCCAAGGTGGGCAAGGAAATGTTCATCGAGATTGACCAGCAGTCGCTGCAAATGCGGGCCATAAACGCCACTCAGTCCGCCGTGGGCAGTATCACCTTTAAAAGGAGTGTGTTCGAGGTGTTTGACGCGCCGCTCTCGGATTTCTACTGCAAGATATCCATGAAGGGATGTTTGGCGGTATTCCGCAACATGAACGAG GTGGAGTACTGTGAGCTCAATATACTGGACAATCAGACCAACCTGCAGGTGAATCTTCGCTGCAAACTGGAGACCACTAAGGAGGCCACCATATCCATCATAGATGACCAAAATATCAACACGAACATCAACACCGATCAGATGCCAAATTT GATCCGCGGTGACCACAAACTGTTTACGGACATCTCCAACAACTTTAATTCCTCAGAGGAGGAGCTAACCCTAGAGGCCAACTCGGGCAGTGTGGTGGCCAAGAACTACATAGAAGGGGCCCGAGTGAATGATAAGTTCATGCGCACGCAGCTCAAGCTCAAGCCCAGTGAGTTCGACCAGTACCAGGTGACCAAGGAAACCATCATCACCTTTTGCATCAAGGAATTTCGAGCCTTTCTTCTTTTCGCCGAGTGCCTAAATGCTTCTTTGACCTTGGAGTTCGACGAAGCGGGCATGCCCTTTCTGCTGAAAATTAAGAAGCATGCCGAAATCGAGTGCCTGCTGATCATGTCCACACTTTCGCCCGATGATGTGAGCTTTTCGGAAGATTATTGTCAAAGGGATTTGACAGTGCAGGATGCAGATGTACGAGAGACGGTATCCAAGCAAAAGAGCAGCGCACCGGGTCCAAAAGCGACCAGCAAGCGCAAGAGCAGCTCTTCAGACACGGCTGCAGTGCAGTCAAAACGGAGGTTGGAGGATAGCCAGTTAGAAACGAGCCTGGAAACCCCTCTGTTCCAGTTCCGACACTCGGAGGCGCCTTCGGTCCAACAGCCTCGCATCCTAGCCGAGGTGGACACTGTGGTTCTGATTGAAGACGAGGCGGAACAGGAGGCCCTCATGCTGGCAGCTGCGGATGCTGCTTTGGAGCCTAGCATGGCACCTGCTCCAGCGCCGCCCAACAGCACGGAGGTCTGCTTCTTCAACACGGACAGTTCAAAGGAAGAAAGGCCGCCAGAAACGTCTTCCGACGACGATGAAACCATACCCCAGTCCCCTGAACGGCCGAACAGGATGAGAACCATTTTTTCGCGGTGCTTTCAGAGCACCTACGTTCCGCGGGAGCCGTCGCCAAATACGCAGATATATGCTCCCAATTCCGATACGGAGGATTAG
- the LOC108035911 gene encoding UDP-glucose:glycoprotein glucosyltransferase, producing MLRAAALCVSVVLLALCTPTSGESSQSYPITTLINAKWTQTPLYLEIAEYLSDEQAGLFWDYVSGVAKLDTALNEYDTESQQYNAAMELVKSHVSSPQLPLLKLVVSMHSLTPRIQTHFQLAEELRSSGSCQAYTFAQVGSELACSFNELQKKLELPLAKDSLDAPVVTYSFDHIFPGSENNTRTVVLYGDLGSSQFRTYHKLLEKEANAGRIRYILRHQLAKKDKRPVRLSGYGVELHLKSTEYKSQDDAPKPEAGSTTDEDLANESDVHGFDFKVLKQKHPSLKRALDQLRQRLLQGNDEIAQLKAWEFQDLGLQAAAAVAEIQGDETLQILQYTAQNFPMLARTLLAHKVTDGLRAEIKHNTEAFGRSLNVAPPDGALFINGLFFDADTMDLYSLIETLRSEMRVLESLHSNNVRGTLASSLLALDLTASSKKEFAIDIRDTAVQWVNDIENDAQYRRWPSSVMDLLRPTFPGMLRNIRKNVFNLVLVVDALQPTARSVIKLSESFVIHQAPIRLGLVFDARDASADNLADYIAITCAFNYVSQKKDARAALSFLTDIYAAVGETKVVTKKDIVKQLAKEFSTLSVGKAEEFLEEDSTYDYGRELAAEFIQRLGFGDKGQPQALLNGVPMPSNVVTADSDFEEAIFTEIMTHTTNLQKAVYKGEMTDSDVAIDYLMNQPHVMPRLNQRILSQEDVKYLDINGVPYKNLGNVGVLNRLSNRDMTATLMDNLKYFGGKKSTEFIGRSSLQFLTIWVFADLETEQGRALLTHALEYVQSGESVRLAFIPNTESSSGSDRKNLNRLVWAAMQSLPPTQATEQVLKWLKKPKAKIEIPTQLEDIIGSTELHLKMLRVYSQRVLGLNKSQRLVIGNGRLYGPLSSDETFDSADFALLARFSSLQYGDKVRQVLKESAQDVSEEFTSDTLLKLYASLLPRQTKTRFKLPTDLKTDHSVVKLPPKQEKLPHFDIAAVLDPASRAAQKLTPILILLRQVLNCQLNLYLIPVPQHSDMPVKNFYRYVVEPEVQFEVSGGRSDGPLAKFSGLPANPLLTQQLQVPENWLVEAVRAVYDLDNIKLTDIGGPVHSEFDLEYLLLEGHCFDAASGAPPRGLQLVLGTQSQPTLVDTIVMANLGYFQLKANPGAWSLRLRDGKSADIYAISHIEGPNTHHTAGSFEVQVLITSLRSHVVKLRVSKKPGMQNAELLADDNEQAAQSGIWNSIASSFGGSNANQPAADEDAETINIFSVASGHLYERLLRIMMVSLLKHTKSPVKFWFLKNYLSPQFTDFLPHMASEYNFQYELVQYKWPRWLHQQTEKQRTIWGYKILFLDVLFPLNVRKIIFVDADAIVRTDIKELYDLDLGGAPYAYTPFCDSRKEMEGFRFWKQGYWRSHLMGRRYHISALYVVDLKRFRKIAAGDRLRGQYQALSQDPNSLSNLDQDLPNNMIHQVAIKSLPDDWLWCQTWCSDSNFKSAKVIDLCNNPQTKEAKLTAAQRIVPEWKDYDAELKSLLSRVEDHENSHGRDSAVDDSVDDSVEVTTVTPSHEPKHGEL from the exons ATGCTACGGGCCGCGGCtttgtgtgtgtctgtggTGCTCCTAGCACTTTGTACGCCGACTTCTGGGGAATCCAGTCAGAGCTATCCCATTACCACGCTGATCAATGCCAAGTGGACGCAGACTCCCCTGTACCTGGAGATAGCCGAGTATCTGTCCGACGAGCAGGCGGGCCTGTTCTGGGACTACGTTTCGGGGGTGGCCAAGTTGGACACGGCCCTGAATGAATATG ATACCGAGTCGCAGCAGTACAATGCCGCCATGGAACTGGTAAAGAGCCATGTGAGCTCGCCCCAGCTGCCGCTGCTCAAGTTGGTGGTCTCCATGCACAGCTTGACGCCCAGGATTCAGACCCACTTCCAGTTGGCCGAGGAACTCAGGAGCAGTGGCTCGTGTCAAGCCTACACTTTTGCCCAGGTGGGTTCCGAACTGGCGTGCAGTTTCAACGAGCTGCAGAAGAAACTGGAACTGCCGCTGGCCAAGGACAGTCTGGATGCTCCTGTTGTCACCTACAGCTTTGATCACATTTTTCCGGGTAGTGAAAACAATACCCGCACTGTGGTTTTGTACGGCGATTTGGGCAGCTCCCAGTTCCGCACCTACCATAAGCTACTGGAAAAGGAAGCCAATGCCGGCAGGATTCGATACATCCTGCGACATCAGTTAGCCAAGAAGGACAAGCGACCGGTTCGTCTTTCGGGCTATGGGGTGGAACTCCATCTGAAGTCCACGGAATACAAGAGCCAGGATGATGCACCCAAACCTGAAGCCGGCTCTACTACCGATGAGGATCTGGCTAACGAATCGGATGTCCACGGCTTCGACTTTAAAGTCCTCAAGCAGAAGCATCCTTCACTTAAACGAGCTCTGGATCAACTGCGTCAGAGGCTTCTTCAGGGAAACGATGAGATCGCCCAACTGAAGGCCTGGGAGTTCCAGGACTTGGGTCTCCAGGCCGCCGCTGCAGTCGCCGAAATTCAGGGGGATGAGACTCTGCAAATTCTTCAGTACACTGCCCAAAATTTCCCTATGCTAGCCAGAACTCTGTTGGCTCATAAAGTCACCGATGGCCTGAGGGCGGAGATTAAGCACAACACGGAAGCATTTGGACGAAGCTTGAATGTAGCACCTCCAGATGGTGCCCTCTTTATCAACGGCCTGTTCTTCGATGCCGACACCATGGATCTGTATTCCCTGATCGAGACTTTGCGTTCGGAGATGCGTGTTCTCGAGAGCCTGCACAGCAATAATGTAAGGGGAACCCTTGCCAGCTCGTTGCTCGCCCTGGATCTTACAGCCTCTAGCAAGAAGGAATTTGCCATCGATATCCGGGACACTGCTGTGCAGTGGGTGAACGATATTGAAAACGATGCCCAGTACAGGAGATGGCCCTCGTCTGTGATGGATCTGTTGCGCCCAACGTTTCCGGGCATGCTGAGAAATATCCGAAAGAATGTGTTCAATCTGGTCTTGGTGGTAGATGCACTGCAACCCACAGCCAGGAGTGTCATTAAACTGTCTGAATCATTTGTCATTCATCAAGCCCCAATTCGCCTGGGCTTGGTGTTCGACGCAAGGGATGCCAGTGCTGATAACCTTGCGGACTACATAGCCATAACTTGCGCCTTTAACTATGTGAGTCAGAAGAAAGACGCCCGAGCAGCCTTGAGTTTCCTTACTGATATCTATGCGGCTGTGGGTGAGACCAAGGTGGTTACCAAAAAGGATATTGTAAAGCAACTCGCGAAGGAGTTCAGTACCCTTAGCGTTGGCAAAGCGGAGGAGTTCCTGGAGGAGGATTCGACTTACGACTATGGCAGGGAGCTGGCAGCGGAGTTCATTCAGCGGCTGGGTTTCGGAGACAAGGGTCAGCCGCAGGCTCTGCTGAACGGTGTTCCCATGCCCAGTAATGTTGTAACCGCAGATAGTGACTTTGAGGAAGCCATTTTTACCGAGATCATGACCCATACAACCAACCTGCAAAAGGCTGTGTACAAGGGCGAAATGACGGATAGCGATGTGGCCATTGACTACCTAATGAACCAACCTCATGTGATGCCCAGATTGAATCAGAGAATTCTCAGCCAGGAGGATGTGAAATACCTGGATATAAATGGCGTACCCTACAAGAATCTGGGTAATGTCGGAGTGTTGAATCGTTTGTCGAACCGCGATATGACCGCCACGTTGATGGATAATCTTAAATACTTTGGTGGCAAGAAGTCTACGGAATTTATTGGCCGCTCATCGCTGCAGTTCCTTACTATTTGGGTGTTTGCCGATTTGGAGACTGAACAGGGACGAGCTTTGCTAACCCATGCTTTGGAATATGTCCAGAGCGGCGAGAGTGTGCGTCTTGCTTTCATTCCGAACACCGAAAGCTCTTCCGGATCTGACAGAAAGAACCTAAATCGCCTGGTTTGGGCTGCCATGCAAAGTCTTCCACCAACTCAAGCCACGGAGCAGGTTCTCAAGTGGCTGAAGAAACCAAAAGCGAAGATTGAGATACCCACTCAGTTGGAGGACATCATTGGTTCAACTGAACTGCACTTGAAGATGTTGAGAGTATATTCCCAGCGTGTGCTGGGCCTGAATAAATCTCAGCGCTTGGTCATCGGTAATGGACGGCTTTATGGTCCTTTGTCCTCGGATGAAACCTTCGATAGCGCTGACTTTGCTTTGCTGGCCAGGTTTAGTTCCCTGCAGTATGGCGATAAGGTTCGACAGGTCTTAAAGGAATCTGCTCAAGATGTCAGTGAGGAATTCACAAGCGATACGTTGCTGAAGCTGTATGCAAGCTTACTTCCCAGGCAAACTAAAACTCGTTTTAAGCTGCCTACCGACTTGAAAACCGATCACTCTGTTGTGAAACTGCCGCCCAAACAGGAGAAACTCCCTCATTTTGACATTGCCGCCGTTTTGGATCCCGCCTCTCGCGCAGCACAAAAACTGACGCCTATACTGATTTTGCTCCGTCAAGTGTTGAACTGCCAACTAAATCTATATCTGATTCCCGTGCCCCAGCACAGCGACATGCCTGTAAAGAATTTCTACAGATATGTTGTGGAACCAGAGGTACAATTCGAAGTCAGTGGCGGCAGATCCGACGGTCCCTTGGCTAAATTCAGTGGATTACCTGCCAACCCTTTGCTGACCCAGCAGCTGCAGGTTCCCGAAAACTGGTTGGTGGAAGCCGTTCGAGCAGTTTACGATTTGGATAACATTAAGTTGACCGATATTGGTGGACCCGTGCACAGCGAATTCGATTTGGAGTATCTGCTCTTGGAAGGTCACTGTTTCGATGCTGCTAGTGGAGCTCCGCCCAGAGGATTGCAGTTGGTACTGGGTACCCAGAGTCAGCCCACTCTTGTAGACACAATTGTTATGGCTAATTTGGGTTACTTCCAACTGAAGGCCAATCCTGGAGCTTGGTCACTACGGCTGCGTGATGGCAAATCCGCGGATATTTACGCAATCAGCCACATTGAAGGCCCTAATACCCATCACACCGCTGGTTCATTTGAAGTACAGGTTCTGATAACCTCTCTGCGATCCCATGTCGTTAAATTGAGGGTGTCCAAGAAACCGGGTATGCAGAATGCGGAACTCCTGGCAGATGATAACGAGCAGGCGGCGCAGTCTGGAATTTGGAACAGCATCGCCAGCAGTTTTGGCGGCAGCAATGCAAACCAGCCAGCCGCTGATGAGGATGCGGAAACCATTAACATTTTCTCGGTGGCATCGGGACATCTCTACGAACGCCTGCTGAGGATCATGATGGTTTCGCTGCTGAAGCACACAAAATCGCCCGTGAAGTTCTGGTTCTTAAAGAACTACCTCTCCCCGCAGTTCACCGACTTCCTTCCTCACATGGCCAGTGAGTACAACTTCCAATATGAGTTGGTACAGTACAAGTGGCCACGTTGGCTTCATCAGCAAACCGAGAAACAGAGGACCATTTGGGGATACAAGATCCTGTTTCTGGATGTGCTCTTCCCGCTCAATGTGAGAAAAATCATTTTCGTGGATGCTGATGCCATAGTGAGAACTGACATCAAGGAACTGTATGACTTGGACCTCGGAGGAGCGCCCTATGCTTACACGCCGTTCTGCGATTCCCGTAAAGAGATGGAGGGCTTCCGCTTCTGGAAACAAGGATACTGGCGAAGCCATCTGATGGGCAGGCGCTACCACATTTCCGCCTTGTATGTCGTGGATCTAAAAAGATTCCGCAAGATTGCAGCGGGTGATCGGCTGAGAGGCCAATACCAAGCCCTTAGCCAGGATCCGAACAGCTTATCCAACCTGGATCAGGACTTGCCCAACAACATGATTCACCAGGTGGCTATTAAATCTCTTCCCGATGACTGGCTTTGGTGTCAGACGTGGTGCAGCGACAGCAACTTCAAGAGTGCCAAGGTGATCGATTTGTGCAACAACCCGCAGACCAAGGAGGCCAAATTGACGGCCGCCCAGAGGATTGTGCCGGAGTGGAAGGACTACGATGCAGAGCTGAAGAGCCTGTTGTCTCGGGTCGAGGATCACGAGAACTCGCATGGCAGGGACTCGGCGGTTGATGATTCAGTTGACGATTCGGTGGAGGtcaccactgtgacgccttcTCATGAACCTAAACACGGCGAGCTGTGA